In Pseudomonas fakonensis, one DNA window encodes the following:
- a CDS encoding PQQ-dependent sugar dehydrogenase: MTPRTWLTTLAAASLFPLLAQAAAEQQYPSEEGQLTVSTVADGLRNPWALAFLPGGKDMLVTERPGNLRIINAQGKVGPPLAGVPKVWAEGQGGLLDVVLSPEFSKDRTVYLSYAEEGSDGKAGTAVGRGQLSQDQARLENFTVIFRQQPKLSVGNHFGSRLVFDRNGYLFIALGENNQRPTAQDLDKLQGKIVRILPDGEVPKDNPFVGRDNVRPEIWSFGHRNQQGAALNPWTGKLWTHEHGPRGGDEINIPEPGKNYGWPIATHGINYSLLPIPEAKGKHVDGMVDPHHVWEKSPGISGMAFYDNPTFKAWDHNLFIGALATQELIRLQLDGDKVVHEERLLGELKARIRDVRVGPDGYLYVLTDAKDGALLKVGLQEG; encoded by the coding sequence ATGACCCCACGCACCTGGTTGACCACCCTGGCCGCCGCCAGCCTGTTCCCCCTGCTGGCCCAGGCCGCCGCCGAGCAGCAATACCCAAGCGAGGAGGGCCAGTTGACCGTCAGCACCGTCGCCGACGGCCTGCGCAACCCTTGGGCGCTGGCCTTCCTGCCCGGTGGCAAGGATATGCTGGTCACCGAGCGCCCGGGCAACCTGCGCATCATCAACGCCCAAGGCAAGGTCGGCCCGCCGCTGGCCGGGGTGCCCAAGGTGTGGGCCGAAGGGCAGGGCGGGCTGCTCGATGTGGTGCTCTCGCCCGAGTTCAGCAAGGACCGCACGGTGTATTTGTCGTACGCCGAAGAGGGCAGTGACGGCAAGGCCGGCACCGCCGTAGGCCGCGGCCAGCTGTCCCAGGACCAGGCGCGCCTGGAAAACTTCACAGTGATCTTCCGCCAGCAGCCCAAGCTGTCGGTGGGCAACCATTTCGGCTCGCGGCTGGTGTTCGACCGCAACGGTTACCTGTTCATCGCCTTGGGCGAGAACAACCAGCGACCCACCGCCCAGGACCTGGACAAACTGCAAGGCAAGATCGTACGCATTCTGCCCGACGGCGAAGTACCCAAGGACAACCCCTTCGTCGGCCGCGACAACGTGCGCCCGGAAATCTGGTCGTTCGGCCACCGCAACCAGCAGGGTGCGGCGCTCAACCCCTGGACCGGCAAGCTCTGGACCCACGAGCACGGCCCGCGCGGTGGCGACGAGATCAACATCCCCGAGCCCGGCAAGAACTACGGTTGGCCGATCGCCACCCATGGCATCAACTATTCGCTGCTGCCGATCCCCGAGGCCAAGGGCAAGCATGTCGACGGCATGGTCGACCCGCACCATGTCTGGGAGAAGTCGCCCGGCATCAGCGGCATGGCCTTCTACGACAACCCGACGTTCAAGGCATGGGACCACAACCTGTTCATCGGTGCACTGGCGACACAGGAGCTGATCCGCCTGCAACTGGACGGCGACAAGGTGGTACACGAAGAACGCCTGCTGGGCGAACTGAAGGCGCGCATCCGCGATGTGCGGGTGGGGCCGGATGGCTACCTGTACGTGTTGACTGACGCCAAGGACGGTGCATTGTTGAAGGTCGGCCTGCAGGAGGGATAG
- the speB gene encoding agmatinase, whose protein sequence is MELAQDNDQAITRDSLYGTAAESTYAGITSFSRRRYSRDLRGVDVVVSGVPFDTATSNRPGARFGPRAIRAASVQQAWARHWPWAFDPFDHLAVIDYGDCAFDSGTPESVPGSIQAHAERILDAGCAMLTLGGDHFISYPLLKAHARRHGPLALIHFDAHSDTWPDEEGRIDHGTMFWHAAHEGLVDPSRSVQVGLRTTNDDSQGFAILDARQVHRQGTEAIVTAIRQRVGNTPVYLTFDIDCLDPAYAPGTGTPVCGGLSTVQALEILGGLRGINLVGMDLVEVAPAYDHADITALAGATLAMEMLCLYAARHKLAPV, encoded by the coding sequence GTGGAACTCGCCCAGGACAACGACCAGGCCATCACCCGTGACAGCCTCTACGGCACCGCCGCCGAAAGCACCTACGCCGGCATTACCAGTTTTTCCCGGCGCCGCTACAGTCGCGACCTGCGTGGCGTCGACGTGGTGGTCAGCGGCGTGCCGTTCGACACCGCCACCAGCAATCGCCCCGGGGCGCGCTTCGGCCCGCGGGCTATCCGCGCCGCCTCGGTGCAGCAGGCCTGGGCCCGGCACTGGCCGTGGGCGTTCGACCCGTTCGACCACCTGGCGGTGATCGACTACGGCGACTGCGCCTTCGACAGCGGCACCCCCGAGTCGGTACCCGGCAGCATCCAGGCCCACGCCGAACGCATCCTCGACGCCGGCTGCGCCATGCTCACCCTCGGTGGCGACCACTTCATCAGCTATCCACTGCTCAAGGCCCATGCCCGGCGCCATGGCCCCCTGGCGCTGATCCACTTCGACGCCCACAGTGACACCTGGCCGGACGAGGAGGGGCGTATCGACCACGGCACCATGTTCTGGCACGCCGCACACGAAGGCCTGGTAGACCCGTCCCGCTCGGTGCAGGTGGGCCTGCGTACCACCAACGACGACAGCCAGGGCTTCGCCATCCTCGACGCCCGCCAGGTGCACCGCCAGGGTACCGAGGCCATCGTCACGGCAATTCGCCAGCGGGTTGGTAACACCCCGGTGTACCTGACGTTCGACATCGACTGCCTGGACCCGGCCTACGCCCCCGGCACCGGCACCCCGGTATGCGGCGGTCTGAGCACGGTGCAGGCGCTGGAAATCCTCGGCGGCCTGCGCGGCATCAACCTGGTGGGGATGGACCTGGTGGAAGTGGCCCCTGCCTACGATCATGCCGACATCACCGCCCTGGCCGGTGCCACCCTGGCCATGGAAATGCTCTGCCTGTACGCCGCCCGTCACAAGCTTGCCCCAGTCTGA
- a CDS encoding extracellular solute-binding protein, producing the protein MRRTLCLLSLLIALPLQAEEKVVNLYSWADYVAPQTLKRFEEETGYKVRYDTFDTTEVLETKLLTGASGYDVVVPSATVLARALKAGALQPLDARAMPGYTNLDKDLLAKLAEADPGNRHAVPYTWGTLGLGVNVEAVRKRLGDVPLDSLDLLFKPEYASRLKDCGIAMPDSPQEVIGLTLNYLGKDPYSQNKADLDAAQQLLQQLQPSVSYVANGRQINDLANGSVCLALTYNGDAAMAADQARRAGKPFELIYRIPREGTLVWQDNLVIPKGAPHPEAARAFIAFMLRPESVAALTNTLYFANANQAATPLVDEAIRNDPNIYPPAEVRQRLFADRSMALADLRQRNRLWTAFRSRQ; encoded by the coding sequence ATGCGTCGAACGTTGTGCTTGCTGTCGCTGTTGATCGCCCTGCCGCTGCAGGCCGAAGAAAAAGTCGTCAACCTGTACAGCTGGGCCGACTACGTCGCCCCGCAAACCCTGAAGCGCTTCGAAGAGGAAACCGGCTACAAGGTCCGCTACGACACCTTCGACACCACCGAGGTGCTGGAAACCAAGCTGCTCACCGGTGCCAGCGGCTACGACGTGGTGGTGCCCTCGGCCACGGTGCTGGCCCGCGCCTTGAAGGCCGGTGCTCTGCAGCCGCTGGACGCACGGGCCATGCCCGGCTACACCAACCTCGACAAGGACCTGCTGGCCAAGCTGGCCGAAGCCGACCCCGGCAACCGCCACGCCGTGCCCTACACCTGGGGCACTCTCGGCCTGGGCGTCAACGTCGAAGCCGTGCGCAAGCGCCTGGGGGATGTGCCGCTGGACAGCCTCGACCTGCTGTTCAAGCCCGAGTACGCCAGCCGCCTGAAGGATTGCGGCATTGCCATGCCAGATTCCCCCCAGGAGGTGATCGGCCTTACCCTCAACTACCTGGGCAAGGACCCGTACAGCCAGAACAAGGCCGACCTCGACGCCGCGCAACAGTTGCTGCAGCAGTTGCAACCCTCGGTCAGCTACGTAGCCAACGGCCGCCAGATCAACGACCTGGCCAACGGCAGCGTGTGCCTGGCACTCACCTACAACGGCGACGCGGCCATGGCCGCCGACCAGGCGCGGCGCGCCGGCAAGCCGTTCGAGCTGATCTACCGCATCCCCCGCGAGGGCACCCTGGTGTGGCAGGACAACCTGGTCATTCCCAAGGGCGCCCCGCACCCCGAAGCCGCCCGCGCGTTCATCGCCTTCATGTTGCGCCCAGAGTCGGTGGCCGCGCTAACCAACACCCTGTACTTCGCCAATGCCAACCAGGCCGCCACGCCCCTGGTGGACGAGGCGATCCGCAACGACCCGAACATCTACCCACCCGCCGAAGTGCGCCAGCGCCTGTTCGCCGACCGCAGCATGGCACTGGCCGACCTGCGCCAGCGCAACCGCCTGTGGACCGCCTTCCGTAGCCGTCAATAA
- a CDS encoding LysR family transcriptional regulator, producing the protein MLGQLHDLDLHLLRLFVTVAEAGGFSAAQGVLGLSQPSISQQMAKLETRLGYRLCSRGKRGFRLTDKGELLLQATRGLLMQIEQFRQQANGVAGRLLGTLRIGLAENQHAGVTLRIARAIAHFRQRDEAVQLELTSAPPAELERLLLEQRLDCAISYFSGSQAAFDYQPLFEERQRLYCGKGHTLFEVAQPTREQLLEADQVHHPYRFLKQGEPFRSLRSMAVAEQIDSALTFILSGRHIGYLPCHCAEPWEAQGLLRALEPGLDFVVPFTLARHRGQVAQEALVAFVEDLVAVFA; encoded by the coding sequence ATGCTTGGGCAACTCCACGACCTCGACCTGCACCTGCTGCGGCTGTTCGTCACTGTAGCCGAGGCCGGCGGCTTCAGTGCCGCCCAAGGGGTGTTGGGGCTCAGCCAGCCCAGCATCAGCCAGCAGATGGCCAAGCTGGAGACGCGTCTGGGTTACCGCCTGTGCAGCCGTGGCAAGCGCGGCTTTCGCCTGACCGACAAGGGCGAGCTGCTGCTGCAGGCGACCCGTGGGCTGCTAATGCAGATCGAGCAGTTTCGCCAGCAGGCCAACGGCGTGGCCGGGCGCCTGCTCGGTACGCTGCGCATCGGACTTGCGGAAAACCAGCATGCGGGCGTGACTCTGCGCATCGCCCGGGCCATCGCGCACTTTCGTCAGCGCGATGAGGCCGTGCAGCTGGAGCTGACCAGCGCGCCCCCGGCGGAGCTTGAGCGCTTGCTGCTGGAGCAGCGGCTGGATTGCGCCATCAGCTACTTTTCCGGCAGCCAGGCAGCGTTCGACTATCAGCCGTTGTTCGAGGAGCGCCAACGGCTGTATTGCGGCAAGGGGCACACATTGTTCGAGGTTGCGCAGCCAACCCGCGAGCAGCTGCTGGAGGCGGATCAGGTGCATCACCCCTACCGGTTTCTGAAACAGGGCGAGCCGTTTCGCAGCTTGCGCAGCATGGCCGTGGCAGAGCAGATCGACAGTGCGCTGACGTTCATCCTGTCGGGCCGGCATATCGGTTACCTGCCCTGCCATTGTGCCGAGCCGTGGGAGGCGCAGGGCCTGCTGCGGGCGCTGGAGCCTGGGCTGGATTTTGTGGTGCCGTTCACGCTGGCGCGGCATCGCGGGCAAGTGGCGCAGGAAGCACTGGTGGCCTTCGTGGAGGATTTGGTGGCGGTTTTTGCTTGA
- a CDS encoding LEA type 2 family protein, with protein sequence MIGRWCLIVLLGLGLNGCALFQGRDPLNISVIGIEPLPGQGLELRMAVKIRVQNPNETPVDFNGIALNLEVNDQPLAAGVSNQRGHIDRYGEQVIVVPVSITAFAFLRQAYGLSQVESLQGLPYVLRGKLAGGPLGTLRFTDEGRLDLPDAAGG encoded by the coding sequence ATGATTGGCCGATGGTGCTTGATTGTGTTGCTGGGCCTGGGTTTGAACGGTTGCGCGCTGTTTCAGGGGCGTGACCCGTTGAACATCAGCGTGATCGGTATAGAGCCCTTGCCCGGGCAGGGCCTGGAGCTGCGCATGGCGGTGAAGATCCGCGTGCAGAACCCGAACGAAACGCCGGTGGACTTCAACGGCATCGCCCTGAACCTGGAGGTCAACGACCAGCCGCTGGCCGCAGGTGTCAGCAACCAGCGCGGGCATATCGACCGCTATGGCGAGCAGGTGATCGTCGTGCCAGTGAGCATCACTGCCTTTGCCTTCCTGCGCCAGGCCTATGGCCTGAGCCAGGTGGAGTCGCTGCAGGGGCTGCCCTACGTGCTACGTGGCAAGTTGGCGGGCGGCCCGCTGGGCACGCTGCGTTTCACTGATGAAGGCAGGCTCGACCTGCCGGATGCCGCAGGCGGTTGA
- a CDS encoding DUF883 family protein has protein sequence MARKTTAQADNDQIKDQVFSELQALIEESEKLLSDSAALVGEEADSLRAQLGLKLRQARQATSRLGQRAQPVVEATHEYIGGHPWQTVAISAGFGLVVGLLLGRRQ, from the coding sequence ATGGCCAGGAAAACCACCGCGCAAGCCGACAATGACCAAATCAAGGACCAGGTGTTCAGCGAGCTTCAGGCATTGATCGAAGAATCGGAAAAACTGCTCAGCGACAGCGCTGCACTGGTAGGCGAGGAAGCCGACAGCCTGCGCGCCCAGCTGGGCCTGAAGCTGCGCCAGGCGCGCCAGGCCACCAGCCGGCTCGGGCAGCGAGCGCAGCCGGTGGTGGAGGCGACCCACGAGTACATCGGTGGCCACCCGTGGCAGACCGTGGCTATTTCAGCCGGATTTGGCCTTGTGGTGGGCCTGTTGCTTGGGCGCCGCCAGTAA